A DNA window from Hordeum vulgare subsp. vulgare chromosome 1H, MorexV3_pseudomolecules_assembly, whole genome shotgun sequence contains the following coding sequences:
- the LOC123447545 gene encoding protein FAR1-RELATED SEQUENCE 3-like, which translates to MQAAGDLGGPVPATNFEQVVMMTYPDRAVEPSHPGAAGLRVEKEHVGEQANPEGGLQPIGQINQENASNGIGTTVQGLLADMLHKQTNSADPAVQSAEGQDQLLGVTEGHDLSSNDTSSGSDSGSSSGSELDTELGKCFYPSIEALENSRPPEVGMKFPTLEDAERFYSTHALLTGFAARRGTNYKRKKFHLLCNRSGKLKPAQDLQRKRKVNVLGSQCQAKVIVKLHNEQWEFTGVKHEHNHPLCPSPSLTSFFLDHKYLSSEEKLFLRVLQQSRVNPRKAMNIFQRMRSNFGNVSSSKEKDTSNSQCVDQWRKENSDVETALKRFKELELRNLGFSYTMQKDEDNIVRSLFWTDARSKLDYEIFGDFISFSTTYSTNRHNMPFTPIIGMNNHGRILVFGCALLQDQKAETFKWMFQTFLHVMGGKLPKTIIIDQDEGMVKAIAEVMPQVRPRLCKFSVMRKAQEMLGAFMAARGNMNAELHGLVDNSLTEKEFEEGWAVLIERYDASENEYLRLMWKIRKRWVPIYFQADFYPFVESAGHVERTNLLFKDNVLLQDSVEKFIEQYERIQESIVKTEEEDTLQPATEPAYFSMQPIERHAARIYTRQIFLRVQKELYCSTALNAYEIRGGSAYRLEKVFNYKNPEFDRNSFEVLAEPGTHVFKCQCAKFTRDGFLCCHIFRVFTQLGVTEIPAQYIVPRWAREFREERLKEHEKKCSKRAENKMRCAMLLGKMAGIGKGICMDGAKCGGFMLELDKVQERLATTTEVNPRK; encoded by the exons ATGCAGGCAGCAGGTGACCTCGGGGGACCTGTTCCCGCAACCAATTTCGAACAA GTTGTGATGATGACCTATCCGGACCGGGCCGTAGAGCCGAGCCACCCAGGAGCAGCAGGGCTGCGCGTGGAAAAG GAACACGTCGGCGAACAAGCAAACCCCGAAGGAGGTCTGCAGCCGATTGGTCAAATTAATCAG GAAAATGCATCAAATGGCATTGGCACAACTGTGCAAGGACTGTTGGCAGATATGTTGCATAAACAAACCAACTCGGCGGACCCTGCAGTGCAGAGCGCTGAAGGACAAGACCAATTACTTGGTGTTACAGAAGGGCATGATTTGTCTAGCAATGATACAAGCAGTGGAAGCGATTCAGGTAGCAGCTCTGGGAGTGAGTTAGATACTGAACTAGGAAAATGTTTTTACCCTAGTATCGAGGCATTGGAGAATTCAAGACCACCGGAAGTTGGAATGAAATTTCCTACCCTTGAAGATGCAGAACGTTTCTATAGCACACATGCTCTGCTAACTGGTTTTGCAGCAAGGAGGGGAACTAATTACAAGAGAAAGAAGTTTCACCTACTATGCAACAGAAGTGGTAAATTAAAACCAGCTCAGGACCTGCAGAGGAAGAGGAAGGTTAATGTTTTGGGCTCACAGTGCCAAGCAAAGGTGATAGTGAAGCTCCATAACGAGCAATGGGAGTTCACAGGAGTTAAGCACGAGCACAATCATCCATTATGTCCATCCCCATCGCTCACGAGTTTCTTTTTGGATCACAAATACTTGTCAAGTGAAGAGAAGTTATTTCTAAGAGTTCTGCAACAAAGTAGGGTAAATCCAAGGAAAGCTATGAATATTTTCCAGAGAATGAGAAGCAACTTTGGAAATGTATCATCATCAAAAGAGAAAGATACGAGCAATTCACAGTGTGTAGACCAATGGAGAAAAGAAAATTCAGATGTTGAAACCGCATTGAAGCGCTTCAAAGAACTGGAGCTGCGGAACCTAGGATTTTCCTACACCATGCAAAAAGATGAAGATAACATAGTTAGGAGTCTTTTCTGGACTGATGCAAGGTCGAAACTAGATTATGAGATTTTTGGGGATTTCATATCGTTTAGCACTACCTATAGCACTAATAGGCATAATATGCCTTTCACCCCTATCATTGGAATGAATAATCATGGGAGAATCCTTGTGTTTGGATGTGCCTTGCTACAAGATCAGAAAGCTGAAACCTTCAAATGGATGTTCCAAACTTTCTTGCATGTGATGGGAGGGAAACTGCCAAAAACAATCATAATCGACCAAGATGAAGGTATGGTGAAAGCAATTGCAGAGGTCATGCCACAAGTAAGGCCCAGGCTTTGCAAGTTCAGTGTGATGCGAAAAGCACAGGAAATGCTAGGAGCCTTCATGGCAGCAAGGGGCAACATGAATGCAGAGCTGCATGGCTTGGTAGACAACTCACTGAcagaaaaggaatttgaagaaggtTGGGCTGTGCTCATTGAAAGATACGATGCAAGTGAAAATGAGTACCTCCGACTGATGTGGAAAATTAGGAAACGCTGGGTGCCTATCTATTTCCAAGCAGATTTCTATCCATTTGTCGAGTCAGCTGGACATGTTGAGAGGACAAACTTATTATTCAAAGACAATGTGCTTCTTCAGGACAGTGTCGAGAAGTTTATCGAGCAATACGAGAGAATACAAGAGAGCATAGTGAAAACAGAGGAAGAGGATACATTGCAGCCAGCAACTGAACCGGCATACTTCTCCATGCAGCCAATAGAAAGGCATGCAGCGCGCATATACACGAGGCAAATATTTCTGAGAGTACAGAAAGAGCTATACTGTTCTACGGCGCTCAACGCTTATGAGATACGAGGAGGATCGGCTTACAGACTTGAAAAGGTCTTCAACTACAAGAACCCGGAGTTTGACAGAAACTCTTTCGAAGTGCTAGCTGAACCTGGCACCCACGTATTCAAATGCCAATGCGCAAAGTTTACCAGGGATGGGTTTTTATGCTGCCACATATTCAGAGTTTTCACGCAGCTCGGAGTCACCGAAATACCAGCGCAGTATATAGTGCCAAGATGGGCCCGTGAATTCAGAGAGGAGCGGCTGAAGGAGCATGAGAAGAAATGCTCGAAGAGAGCAGAAAACAAAATGAGATGTGCGATGTTGTTGGGTAAAATGGCGGGCATTGGCAAGGGGATATGCATGGACGGTGCGAAATGCGGTGGCTTCATGCTCGAGCTAGACAAGGTGCAGGAAAGATTGGCGACGACGACAGAAGTAAACCCTAGGAAATGA
- the LOC123401317 gene encoding E3 ubiquitin-protein ligase ATL6-like, which translates to MHHDGVQLPNSPKADHAPPPPTASKKNRSNCCTSPQKKTVLHLLLRLLPNCSHAFHPECIDPWLEARITCPLYRANLEKPPPPPPPAVASLSPEQVARRQPSPSSSPPHAVAISVREEEESDEDDRKEEAMELEMLRSERRAERLSRSHSMGHSLFAASAAAAERSDHERFTLRLPHHVREQVLRSRRLRHTTSLIDLAGASPEGSVRGDRPAGRGGSFGNAGGSFCNAGGGRRWQAFLARTMSWARGGGNGSVRKGWEGSTWRGRDDPESSKKGAASPAVARP; encoded by the exons ATGCACCACGACGGTGTGCAGTTACCAAATTCACCAAAGGCTGACCatgctccacctcctcctacagCGAGCAAAAAAAATAGATCCAACTGTTGCACCTCCCCGCAAAAAAAAaccgtgctccacctcctcctccggctgcTGCCGAACTGCTCGCACGCCTTCCACCCGGAGTGCATCGACCCCTGGCTGGAGGCGCGGATCACGTGCCCGCTCTACCGCGCCAACCTCGAGaagccgccgcctccgccgccgcccgccgtggCGTCCCTGTCGCCGGAGCAGGTGGCGCGGCGTCAGCCTTCGccttcgtcgtcgccgccgcacgCCGTGGCGATATCGGTGCGGGAAGAGGAGGAGAGCGACGAGGACGACAGGAAGGAGGAGGCGATGGAGCTGGAGATGCTGCGCAGCGAGCGGCGGGCGGAGAGGCTGTCGAGGTCGCACTCGATGGGGCACTCGCTCTtcgcggcgtcggcggcggccgCCGAGCGGAGCGACCACGAGAGGTTCACCCTGCGGCTGCCGCACCACGTGAGGGAGCAGGTGCTCAGGTCGCGCCGCCTGCGCCACACCACCAGCCTGATCGACCTCGCCGGAGCAAGCCCCGAGGGGAGCGTGCGCGGTGACCGGCCCGCGGGCAGGGGAGGCAGCTTCGGCAACGCCGGCG GCAGCTTCTGCAAcgccggcggcgggcggcggtggcaggCGTTCCTGGCGAGGACGATGTCGTGGGCCCGAGGGGGAGGCAACGGGTCGGTGCGGAAGGGGTGGGAAGGGTCCACGTGGAGGGGAAGGGACGATCCCGAGTCGAGCAAAAAGGGGGCCGCTTCGCCGGCGGTGGCGCGGCCATGA